The Candidatus Cloacimonadota bacterium DNA window TAAAATTGCTATTTTTATTGATCATCTTTTTGTATGCATCGTAAATATTTGTTTCAATGTTTCCGGCAATAATATTAAATCCGTTGTCAACGAGTTCTGTCCATTCTGTTTCCTCCCGAAGGGTTACACAATGTTTTTTGAAGAAAAATGCTTCTTTTTGTAGTCCGCCACTATCGGTCATGACCAATGAACAGTGCTCAAGCAAATTAACCATCTCCAAATAACCGACAGGATTGACAATGATAAAATTAGAATTTGAGATGTTTATTTTTAATTCATTTAGTTTTTGTTTAGTGCGAGGATGTAAAGGTAAAACAATAGGGATTTCCCTTGCAATTTTATCGAAAGCTCGAAATATCGAAGCCAATTTTTGGGAATCATCTGTATTTTCCGCTCTGTGAATTGTTGTCAAAATAAATTTTTGCGGTTTTGAAAAATTTGGGGTTTTCGAATATTTCCGGAAATAGAGGGCATTATCATACATGACATCACCACAATTCACTATTTGGCAGTCAAAATTTTTAAAGCCTTCAAGTTTGAGATTATCTGCCGCACCTTTTGTTGGGCAAAATAAAATATCACTAATCCGATCCGTTAGGATTCGGTTTATTTCCTCAGGCATTTTCATATTATATGAACGCAAACCTGCCTCAACGTGAGCAATTTTCAGATGCAATTTCTTTGCGGATAAAGCTCCGGAAATTGTAGAATTCGTATCACCATAAAGTAAAACCCAATCAGGTCTTTCTTCAAGTAGGATATTTTCTATCTCCTCAATCATCCT harbors:
- the wecB gene encoding UDP-N-acetylglucosamine 2-epimerase (non-hydrolyzing); translation: SMKILSILGARPQFIKASAISREITKRKNIQEKILHTGQHFDANMSKIFFDQMQIPKPDWNLEISNLNHGAMTGRMIEEIENILLEERPDWVLLYGDTNSTISGALSAKKLHLKIAHVEAGLRSYNMKMPEEINRILTDRISDILFCPTKGAADNLKLEGFKNFDCQIVNCGDVMYDNALYFRKYSKTPNFSKPQKFILTTIHRAENTDDSQKLASIFRAFDKIAREIPIVLPLHPRTKQKLNELKINISNSNFIIVNPVGYLEMVNLLEHCSLVMTDSGGLQKEAFFFKKHCVTLREETEWTELVDNGFNIIAGNIETNIYDAYKKMINKNSNF